In Musa acuminata AAA Group cultivar baxijiao chromosome BXJ3-9, Cavendish_Baxijiao_AAA, whole genome shotgun sequence, a single genomic region encodes these proteins:
- the LOC103997110 gene encoding homeobox-DDT domain protein RLT2 isoform X1, translating to MEAGDGKQERPPPAEGGDKPPKRKMKTPYQLEILENTYAVEAYPSEALRAELSVKTGLSDRQLQMWFCHRRLKDRKVQSARKRRREAESLPPTPPPPVLPPQSDVLSSESGGLGLSSSPYGSSGESRRAVTRTAAAVSRIGTEMSAVGRRYYDALLPPPPTHLAHLAVMECQILASVEAQLGEPLRPDGPVLGVEFDPLPPGAFGVPIETPTQEQQPVWPHGGHMFERHDTKMASSFLSSMEHRLPSSSKGKRKTAVGASHTVRLQMGPRALHEYQFIPKQPSVRSEALDRVSLSHYLESSSDAPNTKMTSLPSGGRYLHVNDHEGPSYTFQGQNLSADLLTQEGRQQAFPSVSVEYDNSLDGNSFPDPATDAQFGMGEVPGLENPYLSSYRRLDRKRKSDEVRIAKEVEAHEKRIRKEIEKQDILRRKREEQMQREMERHERERRKEEERVMRERQREEEKFQREQRRENERREKFLLKESCRAEKLRQKEELRREKEAARLKAARERATARRIAKEYMELIEDERLELLELAAANKGFSSIFALDSETLQQLDSFRSKLTAFPPSSVRLKRPFEIQPWADSDEKIANLLMVWKFLITFADVLGLWPFTLDEFVQSLHDYDSRLLGEVHVALLKSIIKDVEDVARTPAYTLGASQSCTVNPGGGHPQIVEGAHAWGFNIHSWQRHLNYLTWPEILRQFALSAGFGPQLKKRNVERVHFRNENEGNDGENIISTLRNGLAAENAVAILKVRGFTHRRKSRHRLTPGTVKFAAFHVLSLEGSKGLTILEVADKIQKSGLRDLTTSKTPEASISAALSRDTKLFERTAPSTYCVRSPYRKDPADADAVISAAREKIQVFHSAISDSEEAEKDAEDVDDAERDEDSEGDAAAEPEVDDGGSDAKVDKHDHLTSELEHSRTLNLLGKEKGGAIVNAGKGPQMPSENTKTLSTSGVPQLPDINLNCREAGNGDMEDTEIDESNFGEPWVQGLSEGDYSELTVEERLNALVALVGVATEGNLIRAILEERLEAANALKKQMWAEAQLDKRRFREEYSNRLQGTAFGGYKVEATLTYGAGEESQTPLDGVDKGNNGNLDAISNEQFLETNQVNLGNMSIGQQFTSPDVLPVQHYGYAIEKSRSQLKSFIGYKAEQLHVYRSLPLGQDRRQNRYWQFTTSSSPNDPGSGRIFFESKDCHWLLIDSEEAFDALLATLDTRGIRESHLHSMLQRIETTFKEAIRRNKKAFKSSLLVRDHVKTVLTRTASSPDCSVELDSPSSTLCCLASDGLENSASFRIELGQNEFEKSAALRRYQDLFRWMWKECYNPCILYAMKYGKKRCSELLHTCDSCFQSFLAEEKHCPSCHKTFKTFHNPDAIFAEHVALCEQKRKSDPGWKLQVSDSSLPIGIRLLKAQLSMIEVSIPAEALQAFWTEGYRKSWGVKLHSSSSAEELFQILTLLEGAIRRDFLSSNFETTTELLSYNTPGVYTDNGASHSGSVPVLPWMPDTSAAVALRLLDLDSSISYMLHRKLESHKEKGDCTKLQSRYVVVHKMQEVEPMDTAGYDDHEGRWRDSVSGCRGRGRGSDGKRGRGRGQGGRRLRGSGSSSRSELRTENIDSFEKATRKYTRRGRGRGRGCGRGRGRGRRSSRPRQSSENWVDTVDKGSLLGSFIIANTSTDQARIEVSPESAGEEWAIGETGTAYVEDDASAGSESEENGQASGEDYDDQVIYSARDDHAASKPVGLIDDESEGDRERDEEGDEDDVDYDGNDLDDHMDEDEIGDTAERNTDEDDGASSFSTEYSD from the exons ATGGAGGCCGGGGATGGAAAGCAGGAGAGGCCGCCGCCGGCGGAGGGCGGAGACAAGCCGCCCAAGCGCAAGATGAAGACCCCTTACCAATTGGAGATCCTCGAGAACACCTACGCCG TGGAGGCGTATCCGTCGGAGGCGCTGCGGGCTGAGCTTTCGGTGAAGACTGGCCTCTCGGATCGGCAGCTCCAGATGTGGTTCTGTCATCGGAGGCTCAAGGACCGGAAGGTTCAGTCGGCGAGGAAACGGCGGAGGGAGGCGGAGTCATTGCCGCCGACGCCACCGCCGCCGGTGCTGCCTCCCCAGAGTGATGTGTTGTCCTCGGAGTCCGGGGGCCTTGGGTTGAGCTCGAGCCCCTACGGTAGCAGCGGGGAGTCGAGGAGGGCAGTTACTAGGACGGCGGCGGCTGTCTCGAGGATTGGTACAGAGATGTCAGCTGTTGGAAGGCGGTATTATGACGCCCTGTTGCCGCCTCCGCCAACGCACCTCGCCCATCTGGCCGTGATGGAGTGCCAGATACTTGCGTCGGTGGAAGCGCAGCTCGGGGAGCCACTGAGGCCGGATGGGCCGGTCCTCGGTGTTGAGTTTGATCCACTGCCACCTGGTGCTTTTGGGGTGCCAATAG AGACACCAACTCAAGAACAGCAGCCTGTGTGGCCCCATGGTGGCCATATGTTTGAGAGACATGATACAAAGATG GCATCAAGTTTCTTGTCTAGCATGGAACATCGTTTACCAAGTTCATCTAAAGGGAAGAGAAAAACTGCAGTTGGGGCTTCCCATACAGTGCGTCTGCAGATGGGTCCTAGAGCTCTTCATGAATATCAGTTTATCCCCAAGCAGCCAAGTGTCCGGTCAGAGGCACTTGACAGGGTCTCCCTGTCTCATTATCTTGAGTCTTCATCAGATGCTCCTAATACCAAGATGACATCTTTACCTTCAGGGGGAAGGTACTTGCATGTAAATGACCACGAGGGACCAAGCTATACTTTTCAAGGTCAAAATTTGAGTGCCGACCTCTTGACTCAAGAAGGCAGGCAACAAGCTTTTCCTTCGGTCTCAGTGGAGTATGACAATTCTCTTGACGGTAACTCCTTTCCAGATCCTGCAACTGATGCTCAGTTTGGTATGGGTGAAGTCCCTGGACTCGAAAACCCATATTTGTCATCTTATAGGAGATTGGACAGAAAACGTAAG AGTGATGAAGTAAGGATTGCTAAGGAGGTGGAAGCCCATGAGAAGCGGATTAGGAAGGAGATTGAGAAACAAGATATCTTGAGGCGAAAG AGAGAAGAACAAATGCAGAGGGAAATGGAGAGACATGAAcgggaaagaagaaaagaagaagaacggGTGATGCGTGAAAGGCAGCGGGAAGAAGAGAAGTTCCAACGTGAACAGAGGCGTGAAAATGAACGCAGGGAGAAGTTTTTGCTCAAGGAATCCTGTAGA GCTGAGAAGCTGAGGCAGAAAGAAGAACTGAGACGTGAGAAGGAGGCAGCAAGACTGAAAGCTGCTCGTGAGAGAGCCACTGCCCGCAGAATCGCAAAGGAATATATGGAGCTTATTGAGGATGAGCGCTTGGAGTTGTTGGAGCTTGCTGCAGCAAATAAAGGATTCTCCTCGATCTTTGCTCTTGACAGTGAAACTTTGCAACAACTTGATTCATTCAGGA GTAAGTTGACTGCATTTCCACCAAGTTCTGTAAGACTGAAAAGGCCGTTTGAGATTCAACCTTGGGCAGATTCTGACGAGAAGATAGCTAACCTTCTTATG GTTTGGAAGTTTTTAATCACTTTTGCTGATGTACTTGGTCTTTGGCCATTCACTCTTGATGAGTTTGTGCAATCTCTCCATGATTAT GATTCAAGACTTCTGGGAGAAGTACACGTTGCTCTACTTAAATCCATCATCAAGGACGTCGAGGATGTTGCGAGGACTCCTGCTTACACACTTGGGGCTAGTCAAAGTTGCACTGTGAATCCAGGAGGTGGTCATCCACAGATTGTTGAGGGG GCACATGCATGGGGTTTTAACATTCACAGTTGGCAGCGCCATTTGAATTACTTAACATGGCCTGAGATACTGCGACAATTTGCTTTATCGGCTGGATTTGGGCCACAACTGAAGAAAAGAAACGTGGAACGTGTACATTTCCGGAACGAGAATGAG GGTAATGATGGTGAGAACATTATTTCGACTTTACGGAATGGCTTGGCAGCTGAAAATGCTGTTGCTATATTGAAAGTAAGGGGATTTACTCATCGACGTAAATCTCGGCATCGTTTGACTCCTGGAACAGTCAAGTTTGCTGCTTTTCATGTTCTTTCTCTTGAGGGAAGCAAAGGCCTTACAATACTAGAAGTTGCAGATAAGATTCAG AAATCTGGATTAAGGGATCTAACCACAAGCAAGACACCAGAGGCATCTATTTCTGCAGCATTATCCCGAGACACAAAACTTTTTGAGAGAACTGCTCCTTCAACATATTGTGTAAGATCCCCTTACAGGAAAGATCCTGCTGATGCAGATGCTGTGATATCTGCTGCTCGGGAAAAGATACAAGTATTTCATAGTGCAATTTCAGACTCTGAGGAAGCTGAGAAGGATGCAGAAGATGTAGATGATGCTGAAAGAGATGAAGATTCAGAAGGTGATGCTGCTGCTGAACCTGAAGTTGATGATGGTGGCAGTGATGCAAAAGTGGATAAGCATGATCATTTGACAAGCGAGTTAGAACATTCTAGGACCTTGAATTTGTTAGGAAAGGAAAAAGGGGGAGCAATTGTCAATGCGGGAAAAGGTCCTCAAATGCCTTCAGAGAACACGAAAACATTAAGCACTTCGGGTGTTCCCCAACTTCCTGACATCAATTTAAACTGCCGTGAAGCAGGCAATGGTGATATGGAGGACACAGAGATTGATGAAAGCAACTTTGGTGAACCATGGGTTCAGGGATTATCAGAAGGCGATTATTCTGAATTGACCGTGGAAGAGCGCCTAAATGCCCTTGTTGCTTTGGTAGGAGTGGCAACCGAAGGAAATTTGATACGCGCTATTCTTGAG GAACGATTGGAAGCTGCAAATGCTCTGAAGAAACAAATGTGGGCAGAGGCACAGCTTGATAAAAGACGGTTTAGAGAAGAATATTCTAACAGATTACAAGGTACAGCTTTTGGTGGATATAAAGTCGAGGCAACTCTAACTTATGGTGCAGGAGAGGAAAGTCAAACTCCACTAGACGGTGTTGATAAGGGTAACAATGGTAATCTAGATGCAATTAGCAATGAGCAATTTCTTGAAACAAATCAGGTTAATCTTGGTAATATGTCTATAGGACAACAATTTACCAGTCCAGATGTTCTTCCAGTTCAACACTATGGATATGCTATTGAAAAGTCACGTTCCCAGTTGAAATCATTTATTGGTTACAAGGCAGAGCAACTCCATGTTTACCGGTCATTGCCCCTAGGTCAAGACCGCAGGCAAAATCGCTATTGGCAATTTACAACATCTTCTTCGCCAAATGATCCTGGTTCTGGGAGGATTTTTTTTGAATCCAAAGATTGCCATTGGCTGCTTATTGATTCAGAAGAG GCATTTGATGCTCTTTTAGCTACTCTAGATACACGTGGGATTAGGGAATCACATTTGCATTCCATGTTGCAAAGAATAGAGACAACTTTTAAAGAGGCAATCAGAAGGAATAAGAAAGCTTTCAAGTCCTCATTGTTAGTTAGAGATCATGTTAAAACAGTGCTGACCAGAACAGCATCAAGTCCAGACTGCAGTGTGGAACTTGACAGTCCTAGCAGTACCCTCTGTTGTCTTGCTTCTGATGGCTTGGAGAATTCAGCATCTTTCAGAATTGAACTTGGGCAGAATGAATTTGAGAAAAGTGCTGCTCTGAGGAGATACCAAGATTTATTCAGATGGATGTGGAAGGAATGCTATAATCCTTGCATTTTATATGCAATGAAATATGGGAAGAAAAGATGCTCCGAGCTACTTCATACTTGTGATTCTTGCTTCCAGTCCTTTTTAGCTGAAGAAAAGCATTGCCCTTCTTGCCACAAGACATTCAAGACCTTTCATAACCCTGATGCAATTTTTGCAGAGCATGTGGCTCTGTGTGAACAGAAAAGAAAATCAGATCCTGGTTGGAAACTCCAAGTCTCTGACTCCTCTCTTCCGATAGGGATTAGATTGTTGAAGGCACAGTTGTCCATGATTGAG GTTTCAATTCCAGCAGAAGCTCTTCAGGCTTTTTGGACGGAGGGATATAGGAAATCCTGGGGTGTGAAATTGCACTCTTCATCATCTGCTGAGGAGCTATTTCAG ATTCTGACTTTGTTGGAGGGTGCAATAAGAAGAGATTTTCTGTCATCAAATTTCGAAACAACAACTGAACTGCTGAGTTACAACACTCCTGGAGTTTATACTGACAATGGTGCTTCTCACTCGGGATCAGTTCCTGTACTACCATGGATGCCTGATACTTCAGCAGCTGTGGCGTTAAGGCTGTTAGATCTTGATTCTTCAATTTCTTATATGCTGCACCGGAAGCTGGAGTCTCATAAAGAAAAAGGAGACTGTACT AAACTTCAATCACGGTATGTCGTTGTCCACAAAATGCAAGAGGTAGAGCCAATGGACACAGCTGGATACGATGATCATGAAGGGAGGTGGCGTGATTCTGTTAGTGGATGCAGGGGTCGAGGCAGAGGCAGTGATGGTAAGAGAGGGCGGGGCCGTGGGCAAGGAGGGAGAAGGTTGAGAGGAAGTGGAAGCTCCTCAAGATCGGAGCTTAGGACCGAAAATATTGATAGTTTTGAGAAGGCCACAAGGAAGTACACCAGAAGAGGTCGTGGCCGTGGTCGAGGCTGTGGTCGAGGTCGTGGCCGTGGTCGCCGATCCAGTAGGCCTAGGCAAAGTTCGGAGAATTGGGTAGATACAGTTGATAAAGGTTCTCTTTTGGGCAGCTTTATAATTGCAAATACCAGCACTGATCAGGCTAGAATTGAGGTGTCCCCTGAGAGTGCAGGTGAAGAGTGGGCTATAGGTGAAACTGGAACGGCATATGTTGAAGATGATGCTAGTGCAGGTTCAGAATCCGAAGAAAATGGTCAAGCTTCAGGAGAAGATTATGATGATCAGGTAATATACTCTGCTAGGGATGACCATGCTGCCAGCAAGCCTGTAGGGCTAATTGATGATGAATCTGAAGGAGACAGGGAGAGGGATGAAGAGGGTGATGAGGATGATGTGGATTATGATGGGAACGACTTGGATGATCATATGGACGAGGATGAGATTGGAGACACTGCAGAGAGAAACACAGACGAAGATGATGGTGCATCATCATTTTCTACGGAGTACAGTGATTAG